Proteins encoded together in one Vigna angularis cultivar LongXiaoDou No.4 chromosome 5, ASM1680809v1, whole genome shotgun sequence window:
- the LOC108340505 gene encoding SUMO-activating enzyme subunit 2 gives MASPPFSSAVVKDAKVLMVGAGGIGCELLKTLALSGFPDIHIIDMDTIEVSNLNRQFLFRKSHVGQSKAKVARDAVLKFRPHINITPYHANVKDPEFNVDFFKQFNVVLNGLDNLDARRHVNRLCLAANVPLVESGTTGFLGQVTIHVKGRTECYECQPKPAPKTYPVCTITSTPSKFVHCVVWAKDLLFAKLFGDKNQGNDLNVRSSDGASSSENVEDVFERRKDEDIDQYGRKIFDHVFGYNIELALSNDETWKNRNRPKPIYSKDVLSDELAQQNGNLEKNNACDDELSVSAMTSLGMKNPQDIWSLKENSKIFLEALQLFFTKREKEIGNLGFDKDDQLAVEFVTAAANIRAASFGIPLHSLFEAKGIAGNIVHAVATTNAVIAGLIVIEAIKVLQKDIESCRMTYCLEHPSRNMLLMPVEPFEPNKSCYVCSETPLSLEINTNRSKLKDFVEKIVKAKLGMNLPLIMCASNLLYEAGDVEDDMIAIYEANLEKVLAELPSPVTGGTMLTVEDMQQEFVCSINIKHREEFDEEKEPDGMVLSGWTQPVSATENKDKSVGNGASTSDAVVTAVESEKDEEITIVSTLKKRKLPDETDISSATEAKHQKQLEVIDDEDDLVMLDGDLDSFKKRRFS, from the exons ATGGCCTCTCCTCCTTTTTCTTCCGCCGTTGTAAAG GATGCAAAAGTGCTTATGGTTGGTGCTGGTGGAATTGGCTGCGAGCTTCTCAAGACTCTCGCGCTCTCCGGCTTCCCTGACATCCACATC ATTGACATGGACACAATAGAAGTCAGTAACCTGAATAGACAATTTTTATTTCGAAAATCTCATGTCGGGCAATCTAAAGCTAAA GTTGCTAGGGATGCTGTGTTAAAATTTAGGCCCCACATAAACATTACTCCATACCATGCAAATGTCAAAGATCCTGAATTCAATGTGGACTTCTTTAAGCAATTTAACGTTGTTCTAAATGGACTTGACAATCTAGATGCCCGCCGGCATGTGAATCGCTTGTGCCTTGCAGCTAATGTTCCATTGGTTGAAAGTGGAACTACTGGGTTCCTTGGACAG GTAACTATACATGTCAAGGGAAGAACAGAGTGCTATGAGTGTCAGCCTAAACCAGCACCCAAGACATATCCTGTCTGTACTATCACAAGTACCCCATCAAAG TTTGTTCACTGTGTTGTGTGGGCAAAGGACCTACTTTTTGCCAAGTTATTTGGGGATAAGAATCAGGGAAATGACTTGAATGTTCGATCTAGTGATGGTGCTAGCTCTTCAGAAAATGTAGAGGATGTATTTGAACGTAGGAAAGATGAAGACATTGATCAATATGGAAGGAAAATTTTCGACCATGTATTTGGGTATAACATTGAATTAGCCTTGTCTAATGATGAGACATGGAAAAATCGTAATAGACCAAAGCCTATATACAGCAAGGATGTTCTGTCTGATGAACTGGCTCAACAAAATGGAAATTTGGAGAAAAATAATGCGTGTGATGATGAATTATCAGTATCTGCCATGACATCTTTGGGTATGAAGAATCCACAGGATATTTGGAGTCTCAAAGAAAACTCGAAAATATTTCTTGAAGCATTGCAactattttttacaaaaagggAAAAG GAGATTGGCAATCTAGGATTTGATAAAGATGATCAGTTGGCTGTTGAATTTGTTACTGCAGCTGCAAACATACGGGCTGCTTCCTTTGGCATCCCTCTGCACAGCCTTTTTGAAGCTAAAGGTATTGCTGGTAATATTGTGCATGCTGTTGCGACTACAAATGCTGTTATTGCTGGGTTGATTGTCATTGAAGCAATCAAGGTGCTGCAAAAAGACATTGAAAGTTGTAG AATGACATATTGTCTGGAACATCCGTCAAGAAACATGCTGCTTATGCCAGTGGAGCCATTTGAACCTAACAAGTCTTGTTATGTTTGTTCTGAG ACACCTTTATCCCTTGAAATAAACACCAACCGTTCTAAGTTGAAAGACTTTGTCGAAAAAATTGTTAAGGCAAAACTAGGGATGAACCTTCCTCTTATTATGTGTGCTTCAAACCTCCTTTATGAAGCTGGTGATGTTGAGGACGACATGATTGCCATTTATGAGGCTAACCTTGAAAAG GTCCTGGCTGAGCTTCCTTCTCCAGTAACTGGTGGAACAATGCTTACGGTGGAGGATATGCAACAGGAATTTGTTTGCAGTATTAACATCAAACACAG AGAGGAgtttgatgaagaaaaagaacctGATGGGATGGTTCTCTCAGGATGGACTCAACCAGTGTCAGCAACAGAAAATAAAGACAAATCTGTTGGCAATGGTGCAAGCACCTCAGATGCAGTAGTAACAGCTGTGGAATCTGAAAAGGATGAAGAAATAACTATAGTTTCAACCTTGAAGAAGCGAAAGCTTCCAGATGAGACTGACATTTCAAGTGCCACTGAAGCAAAACATCAAAAGCAGTTGGAAGTAATTGATGACGAAGACGATCTTGTCATGCTTGATGGTGATTTAGACAGCTTTAAAAAGAGAAGATTCTCATAG
- the LOC108339089 gene encoding uncharacterized protein LOC108339089 has translation MRKGNPVHLTGVATIAYHTFFEDKGFEDNRFEDSRFEDEGHVKKKDRTKEKFVPEKGEGEMKENLHSKTSLKEKLLEEEKEKEKKEHSDMKTLPEEKEEEKTCRISNGNIDEHRSTIKGIIEIIKERLPGQGNH, from the exons ATGAGAAAGGGCAATCCAGTACATCTCACTGGTGTTGCAACCATAGCATATCACACTTTC tTTGAGGATAAAGGGTTTGAGGATAACAGATTTGAAGATAGCAGATTTGAGGATGAAGGGCATGTAAAGAAGAAGGATAGAACAAAAGAGAAGTTTGTACCAGAAAAAGGTGAAGGGGAAATGAAGGAAAATTTACACAGCAAAACATCactaaaagaaaagttattagaagaagaaaaggagaaagagaagaaagagcatTCAGACATGAAAACATTAccagaagagaaagaagaagagaaaactTGTAGAATTAGTAATGGTAACATTGATGAACACAGAAGCACAATAAAAGGGATAATAGAAATTATCAAAGAAAGATTGCCAGGTCAGGGCAACCACTAA
- the LOC108339027 gene encoding probable receptor-like protein kinase At4g39110, whose amino-acid sequence MGKIEKTIMAFIQPFLSPFSSSSLMATLLVLITLLFSFSSPSLALSPSEIFQPKDNFLIDCGADSVSTLPDGRHFKTDPQATSFLKANDEYKVNAADANLSSPIYNSARIFIQEAIYSFHLVQPGFHWVRLHFYPVKNNVFDLQKATFSVYTDTYVLLHSFNVNNTDEPILKEYLINATEPQFSISFIPLKNSAAFINAIEVVSAPDELIFDTATSLFPVEEFSGITSYGLQPVFRVNNGGPLITSSNDTLGRTWDPDESFLTNKNLAKSVSVATNVVKFPQHNPAISSLTAPQTVYASATEMADAGVNQPNFNVSWKFDVDTSFSYLVRLHFCDIVSKGLNQLYFNVYVNGKMAISNFDLSATTGALSTPYYKDIVVNATLMTEGLSIQVGPTSGGSASANALVNGIEVMKMSNTVNSLDGEFGVDGRSVSGSSRGTVAAVGFAMMFGAFVGLGAMVIKWHKRPQDWQKRNSFSSWLLPLHAGDTSFMSSKNSMGKSNFFSSSMGLGRYFSFAELQEATKNFDSKNIIGVGGFGNVYLGVIDEGTQVAVKRGNPQSEQGINEFQTEIQMLSKLRHRHLVSLIGYCDENDEMILVYEYMPNGHFRDHLYGKNMPPLSWKQRLEICIGSARGLHYLHTGTAQGIIHRDVKTTNILLDENLTAKVSDFGLSKDAPMGQGHVSTAVKGSFGYLDPEYFRRQQLTEKSDVYSFGVVLLEALCARPAINPQLPREQVNLADWAMQWKRKGLLDKIIDPQLIGSINPESMKKFAEAAEKCLADHGVDRPSMGDVLWNLEYALQLQEAFTQGKPEEAPTSPLPQAPATPTDDTPTQPPAPAAPAAPAAAVPRAEVNNATPEVHSIDDHSGTAMFAQFNNLNGR is encoded by the coding sequence ATGGGGAAGATAGAAAAAACAATAATGGCTTTCATACAACCTTTTCTATCACCCTTCAGCTCATCATCTCTGATGGCTACCCTCCTGGTCCTCATCAcccttctcttttccttttcctctcctTCATTGGCCTTGTCTCCCTCAGAAATCTTCCAACCAAAAGACAATTTCTTGATCGATTGTGGAGCAGACAGTGTTTCCACCCTCCCTGATGGACGACATTTCAAGACAGACCCTCAAGCTACTTCTTTCTTGAAAGCCAATGATGAGTACAAAGTCAATGCAGCAGATGCAAATTTATCTTCACCTATATACAATAGTGCAAGGATCTTCATCCAGGAAGCAATATACTCCTTCCATTTGGTCCAGCCAGGTTTTCACTGGGTTCGCCTTCATTTCTACCCCGTCAAGAACAATGTCTTTGATCTCCAGAAGGCCACTTTCTCTGTCTACACCGATACCTACGTGCTTCTCCACAGTTTCAATGTCAACAACACTGACGAGCCAATCCTCAAGGAGTACCTCATCAATGCAACTGAGCCTCAGTTCTCCATTTCCTTCATCCCCTTGAAGAACTCAGCCGCATTCATCAATGCCATTGAGGTTGTTTCCGCTCCTGATGAACTTATCTTCGACACCGCCACCAGCCTTTTCCCTGTTGAGGAGTTCTCCGGCATCACATCCTATGGCTTGCAGCCTGTTTTCAGGGTCAACAATGGAGGGCCTCTCATCACCTCATCGAATGATACCCTTGGGAGGACTTGGGATCCTGATGAGAGTTTCCTCACAAACAAGAACTTGGCCAAGAGTGTCTCGGTGGCTACCAATGTGGTTAAATTCCCCCAGCACAATCCTGCAATCTCCTCTCTGACAGCTCCACAAACTGTGTATGCTTCTGCCACTGAGATGGCTGATGCTGGTGTTAACCAGCCAAATTTCAACGTCTCGTGGAAATTTGATGTGGACACTTCTTTTAGCTACCTTGTTAGGCTTCACTTCTGTGATATTGTTAGCAAAGGGCTCAATCAACTCTACTTTAATGTGTATGTTAATGGGAAAATGGCAATCTCTAACTTTGATTTGTCAGCCACCACGGGTGCCTTGTCAACCCCATATTACAAGGACATTGTGGTGAATGCAACATTGATGACCGAGGGACTATCAATTCAGGTTGGTCCAACCTCTGGTGGTAGTGCAAGTGCCAATGCCCTTGTGAATGGCATAGAGGTCATGAAGATGAGCAACACTGTGAACAGTTTGGATGGAGAATTTGGGGTTGATGGAAGAAGTGTTAGTGGTTCTAGCCGCGGCACGGTGGCTGCAGTTGGATTTGCCATGATGTTTGGAGCCTTTGTCGGGCTCGGAGCTATGGTGATCAAGTGGCACAAGAGGCCTCAAGACTGGCAGAAGAGGAACAGCTTCTCTTCATGGTTGCTGCCTCTGCATGCTGGTGACACAAGCTTCATGAGCAGCAAGAACTCGATGGGAAAGAGCAACTTTTTCTCCTCATCAATGGGACTAGGCCGGTACTTCTCCTTCGCTGAACTTCAGGAAGCAACCAAGAACTTTGACTCAAAGAACATCATTGGTGTTGGTGGATTTGGCAATGTGTATTTGGGTGTGATAGATGAGGGGACTCAAGTGGCAGTCAAGAGAGGAAACCCTCAATCAGAGCAAGGCATCAACGAATTCCAGACAGAAATCCAAATGTTGTCGAAGCTCAGGCACAGGCACTTGGTGTCCTTGATTGGATACTGTGATGAGAATGATGAGATGATCCTGGTTTATGAGTACATGCCCAATGGACACTTCAGAGACCATCTTTATGGAAAGAACATGCCTCCTCTCTCATGGAAGCAAAGGCTAGAGATCTGCATCGGTTCAGCTCGTGGCCTTCACTACCTTCACACAGGCACAGCTCAAGGCATCATTCACCGTGATGTCAAGACCACCAACATCTTGCTTGATGAGAATTTGACAGCCAAGGTTTCTGATTTTGGACTTTCCAAGGATGCACCAATGGGGCAGGGACATGTTAGCACTGCAGTGAAGGGTAGCTTTGGTTATCTTGACCCTGAGTACTTCAGAAGACAGCAACTCACAGAAAAATCTGATGTCTACTCCTTTGGGGTGGTTCTGCTTGAGGCACTGTGTGCAAGGCCAGCCATCAACCCTCAGTTGCCCCGTGAACAAGTAAACTTGGCCGATTGGGCGATGCAGTGGAAGAGAAAGGGCTTGCTTGACAAGATCATAGACCCTCAACTGATTGGATCAATCAATCCTGAATCTATGAAGAAGTTTGCTGAGGCTGCTGAGAAGTGTTTGGCTGATCATGGAGTGGATAGGCCTTCAATGGGAGATGTTTTGTGGAACTTGGAGTATGCTTTGCAGCTTCAAGAGGCCTTCACACAAGGAAAGCCTGAGGAGGCTCCTACTTCACCTCTCCCACAAGCACCTGCCACTCCTACTGATGACACTCCGACCCAGCCGCCGGCGCCAGCAGCACCAGCAGCACCAGCGGCGGCAGTGCCACGTGCAGAAGTGAATAATGCTACACCAGAAGTGCATTCTATTGATGACCATTCTGGAACTGCAATGTTTGCTCAGTTTAACAATCTCAATGGCAGGTGA